A single window of Leeuwenhoekiella sp. MAR_2009_132 DNA harbors:
- the hisH gene encoding imidazole glycerol phosphate synthase subunit HisH yields the protein MKLVIINYGAGNIQSIKFAFQRLGIEAVLSDDAEEIKAADKVIFPGVGEASSAMAKLRSTGLDKLIPTLKQPVLGICLGMQLMCKHSTEGDTSGLGIFDTEVIKFSKSVKVPQIGWNEISSLESQLFKDISENAHMYLVHSFYAPKCKEMIATTHYEVDYASALQKDNFYGVQFHPEKSGVVGEQILKNFLNI from the coding sequence ATGAAATTAGTAATTATAAACTACGGTGCCGGAAACATACAAAGTATCAAGTTTGCTTTTCAGCGGTTGGGTATTGAAGCAGTTCTATCTGATGATGCTGAAGAAATTAAAGCAGCCGATAAGGTGATTTTCCCGGGAGTAGGAGAGGCGAGTAGTGCAATGGCAAAACTGCGATCTACCGGATTAGATAAATTAATACCAACTTTAAAGCAACCTGTTTTAGGTATTTGCCTGGGTATGCAATTAATGTGTAAACATTCTACAGAAGGAGATACAAGTGGTTTAGGAATATTTGATACAGAAGTTATTAAATTTTCAAAAAGTGTCAAAGTACCGCAAATAGGATGGAATGAAATTTCGAGTTTAGAAAGTCAATTATTTAAAGATATTTCTGAGAATGCGCATATGTATTTGGTTCATAGTTTTTATGCACCAAAATGCAAGGAGATGATCGCGACAACGCATTATGAGGTAGATTATGCTTCCGCATTACAAAAAGATAACTTTTACGGCGTGCAATTTCACCCCGAGAAGTCAGGTGTTGTAGGAGAACAGATTTTGAAGAATTTTTTAAATATTTAG
- the hisB gene encoding bifunctional histidinol-phosphatase/imidazoleglycerol-phosphate dehydratase HisB, with protein MNSNPYNTGRKVLFIDRDGTLIKETVDEQIDAFEKMIFYPKAFTYMSKIAQELDYELVMITNQDGLGTDSFPEDTFWPVHNFIMKSFENEGVVFDAVYLDRTFPHENANTRKPGTGMLTQYFSEEYDLANSFVIGDRLTDIELAKNLGAKGIFINDNTELGTGEITVKRDELDAVIALESNDWQKIYEFLKLEARTASISRKTNETAIEIELNLDGTGKSDIKTGLAFFDHMLDQLARHGSMDLKIYVDGDLEVDEHHTIEDTAIALGEVFAKALGNKLGIERYGFCLPMDDCLAQVAIDFGGRNWLVWEADFNREKIGEMPTEMFYHFFKSFTDGARANLNIKAEGTNEHHKIEAIFKAFAKAIKVAVKRDSEKMILPSTKGML; from the coding sequence ATGAATTCTAACCCATACAATACCGGCCGTAAAGTCTTATTTATAGATCGTGACGGAACTTTAATTAAAGAAACTGTAGACGAACAAATAGACGCTTTTGAAAAGATGATTTTCTACCCCAAAGCTTTTACCTATATGAGTAAAATTGCTCAGGAGCTCGACTACGAGTTGGTTATGATTACGAATCAAGATGGTCTGGGTACCGACTCTTTTCCCGAAGATACCTTCTGGCCGGTGCATAATTTTATTATGAAATCCTTCGAAAATGAAGGGGTTGTTTTTGATGCAGTTTATTTAGATCGTACGTTTCCGCACGAGAATGCAAATACCCGCAAACCGGGAACAGGAATGCTAACGCAGTACTTTTCTGAAGAGTATGATCTTGCTAATAGCTTTGTTATTGGAGATCGTCTTACAGATATAGAATTAGCCAAAAACCTGGGTGCTAAAGGGATTTTTATCAACGATAATACCGAATTAGGCACAGGAGAAATAACCGTAAAACGTGACGAACTCGACGCAGTAATTGCACTTGAGAGTAATGACTGGCAAAAGATTTATGAGTTTTTAAAATTAGAAGCGCGTACCGCTTCAATTTCAAGAAAAACAAATGAAACGGCTATTGAAATCGAATTAAACCTTGACGGAACAGGAAAGAGCGATATTAAAACCGGTCTGGCCTTTTTTGATCATATGCTAGATCAGCTTGCACGTCACGGTTCTATGGATCTTAAAATTTACGTAGATGGTGATCTGGAAGTTGATGAACACCACACGATAGAAGACACAGCAATTGCGCTGGGAGAGGTGTTTGCTAAAGCGTTAGGAAATAAACTGGGCATTGAGCGCTATGGTTTTTGTTTACCTATGGATGACTGCTTAGCGCAGGTAGCGATAGACTTCGGTGGTCGCAACTGGTTGGTTTGGGAAGCAGATTTTAACAGAGAGAAAATAGGTGAAATGCCTACTGAAATGTTTTACCACTTTTTTAAATCGTTTACAGATGGTGCACGAGCAAACCTTAATATAAAGGCAGAAGGAACCAATGAGCATCACAAGATTGAAGCGATATTTAAAGCTTTCGCGAAAGCAATAAAAGTGGCTGTAAAACGTGACTCAGAAAAAATGATATTACCCAGCACTAAAGGGATGTTGTAA
- the hisC gene encoding histidinol-phosphate transaminase, which yields MPNQTFYLEKLVRDNVAKLKPYSSARDEFKDFHDDMVFLDANENPYNNGVNRYPDPQQVTLKQHLSTAKRVPVDQILLGNGSDEVLDLLFRAFCEPNVDNVITLPPTYGMYGVLAATNAIANREVLLTHDFQPDVTKILDQVDHQTKMIFLCSPNNPTANSFEAAAIKTLLESFKGLVIVDEAYVDFAEGESWSTQLHEYPNLVIIQTLSKAYGLAGIRLGICYASAEIIAVLNKIKPPYNVNELTQKRALERILDTDNVEKEINSILIERDELSKVLLEVDFVKVVFPSEANFVLARVDDANKRYDQLIQKGIVVRNRSTQALCENTLRFTVGTSEENKKLIAALKELA from the coding sequence ATGCCCAATCAAACATTCTATTTAGAAAAATTGGTACGTGATAATGTAGCTAAATTGAAGCCCTATTCCTCGGCTCGAGATGAGTTTAAGGATTTTCACGATGATATGGTGTTTTTAGATGCAAATGAGAACCCCTATAATAATGGAGTAAACAGGTACCCAGATCCTCAGCAGGTCACTTTAAAGCAGCATTTGTCTACCGCAAAACGTGTTCCCGTAGATCAAATTTTGTTAGGTAATGGTAGTGACGAAGTGCTTGATTTGCTATTTAGAGCTTTCTGCGAGCCTAATGTAGATAATGTGATTACATTACCTCCCACATACGGAATGTATGGTGTTTTAGCGGCTACAAATGCCATAGCAAACAGAGAAGTACTACTCACTCACGATTTTCAGCCAGATGTTACTAAGATTTTAGATCAGGTAGATCATCAGACAAAAATGATTTTTTTATGTTCGCCTAATAATCCTACAGCAAATAGCTTTGAAGCAGCAGCTATAAAAACACTGTTAGAATCTTTTAAAGGACTCGTAATTGTAGATGAAGCTTATGTAGATTTTGCAGAAGGCGAAAGCTGGTCAACTCAACTCCATGAATATCCTAATTTGGTAATTATTCAAACCCTGTCTAAAGCATACGGTTTAGCAGGAATTCGACTTGGTATTTGTTATGCTTCCGCAGAAATTATAGCAGTACTTAATAAAATAAAACCACCGTATAATGTTAACGAACTTACTCAGAAAAGAGCCTTAGAGCGTATTCTGGATACTGATAATGTAGAAAAAGAAATCAACTCAATTTTAATAGAAAGAGATGAGTTATCTAAAGTATTACTTGAAGTAGATTTTGTAAAAGTTGTGTTTCCTTCTGAAGCCAATTTTGTGCTGGCACGTGTAGACGATGCTAACAAAAGATATGATCAATTGATACAAAAAGGAATTGTCGTTCGCAATAGAAGTACGCAGGCATTGTGTGAGAACACCTTGCGATTTACCGTGGGAACATCAGAAGAAAACAAAAAATTAATAGCTGCTCTTAAAGAACTTGCATAA
- the hisD gene encoding histidinol dehydrogenase, whose product MIKIDNPERSTWATILERPTQTYDQIEGTVLEVFKAIQAEGDKAVNFYTKKFDGIEINNFEVSAVEIEAAVTNLDSDLKEAIRLAKGNIERFHEAQKTAPVRVETTAGVNCWQEKRPIQKVGLYIPGGTAPLFSTILMLAIPAKIAGCKEIVLCTPPDKEGNINPAILFTAHLCGIDKIYKVGGIQAIGAMTFGTQTISKVYKIFGPGNQFVTVAKQMATKYNVSIDMPAGPSELLVVADDTADASFVASDLLSQAEHGVDSQVILVSTSKNLISSVEKELEKQLEVLPRKAIAEKAIASSKLIFVKTHKIALELIDEYGPEHFIVATDDNAYYVDNIANAGSVFIGNYTPESAGDYASGTNHTLPTNGYAKQYSGVNLDSFMKNMTFQELSPEGIQNIGNAIELMAAAEGLQAHKNAVTLRLNKLKQEN is encoded by the coding sequence ATGATTAAAATAGATAATCCAGAACGATCAACGTGGGCCACTATACTAGAAAGACCTACTCAAACCTATGATCAGATAGAAGGTACTGTTCTTGAAGTTTTTAAAGCGATACAGGCAGAAGGAGACAAGGCTGTAAATTTTTATACTAAAAAATTTGACGGTATTGAAATAAACAATTTTGAAGTATCTGCTGTTGAAATTGAAGCTGCCGTAACAAATTTAGATTCTGATTTAAAAGAGGCGATACGTTTAGCTAAGGGTAATATTGAAAGATTTCATGAAGCTCAAAAAACTGCTCCGGTACGTGTAGAAACTACTGCTGGTGTAAACTGCTGGCAAGAAAAGAGACCTATACAAAAAGTTGGTCTTTATATTCCAGGCGGTACAGCGCCTTTATTTTCTACAATTTTAATGCTTGCAATCCCTGCTAAAATAGCGGGCTGTAAAGAGATTGTATTATGCACCCCACCAGATAAAGAAGGGAATATTAATCCGGCGATTTTATTTACCGCACACTTATGTGGTATAGACAAAATTTATAAAGTAGGAGGCATTCAAGCCATTGGCGCGATGACCTTTGGAACTCAAACCATTTCTAAAGTATATAAGATTTTTGGCCCGGGTAATCAATTTGTAACGGTTGCTAAGCAAATGGCTACGAAATATAATGTAAGTATAGATATGCCAGCCGGCCCTTCCGAATTGCTCGTAGTTGCAGATGATACTGCAGATGCTTCTTTTGTAGCTTCAGATTTACTGAGCCAGGCAGAACACGGAGTTGATAGTCAGGTAATTTTAGTTTCTACTTCAAAAAATCTAATTAGTTCCGTAGAAAAAGAACTGGAAAAACAACTTGAAGTGCTTCCTCGAAAAGCAATAGCAGAAAAGGCCATTGCTAGCAGCAAATTAATTTTTGTTAAAACGCATAAAATTGCACTTGAACTTATAGATGAGTATGGTCCTGAACACTTTATAGTAGCAACAGATGATAACGCGTATTATGTAGATAATATTGCCAATGCAGGTTCTGTTTTTATTGGTAATTACACACCTGAAAGCGCCGGTGATTATGCCTCGGGGACTAATCATACCTTACCCACTAATGGCTATGCAAAACAATACAGCGGTGTAAATCTGGATAGTTTTATGAAAAATATGACCTTTCAGGAATTGTCGCCAGAAGGAATACAAAATATAGGTAACGCAATAGAACTTATGGCAGCTGCCGAAGGTTTACAAGCTCATAAGAATGCTGTTACGCTGCGTTTAAATAAACTTAAACAAGAGAACTAA
- the hisG gene encoding ATP phosphoribosyltransferase, with protein sequence MTQKIRIAIQKSGRLNEESLQILKDCGVSIDNGRDQLKASAANFPLEVFYLRNGDIPQYLRDGVVDIAILGENVLFEKGEDISIAQKLGFSKCRVSLAVPKGTKYDSVKDFDGKKIATSYPNTVINYLSQFGVKADLHIINGSVEIAPNIGLADAICDIVSSGSTLFKNNLKEVEVMLKSEAVLAVSPKIDTERQVILDKLLFRIQAVLKGRDYKYVLLNAPNERLDDIIKMLPGMKSPTVLPLAEKGWSSVHSVIDKQAFWEVIDNLKDAGAQGILVSDIEKMVL encoded by the coding sequence ATGACACAAAAAATTAGAATTGCTATTCAAAAGTCGGGTCGACTTAATGAAGAATCTTTACAAATCTTAAAAGACTGCGGAGTTTCTATAGATAATGGCCGCGATCAACTTAAGGCAAGTGCTGCAAATTTTCCTCTAGAGGTTTTTTACTTAAGAAATGGGGATATTCCGCAATATTTAAGAGATGGGGTAGTAGATATCGCTATTCTTGGAGAAAATGTATTGTTTGAAAAAGGGGAAGATATTTCAATCGCACAAAAATTAGGTTTTTCAAAATGTCGCGTTTCACTTGCTGTGCCTAAAGGCACAAAATATGATTCGGTTAAAGATTTTGACGGAAAGAAAATAGCAACTTCCTATCCCAATACTGTAATTAATTATTTATCACAATTTGGGGTGAAAGCAGACTTACACATCATTAATGGTTCGGTAGAAATTGCACCTAATATTGGCCTTGCAGATGCGATTTGTGATATTGTTTCAAGTGGAAGTACGCTATTTAAGAACAATCTCAAGGAAGTAGAAGTAATGTTGAAATCTGAGGCAGTACTTGCTGTTTCTCCTAAGATAGATACAGAGCGTCAGGTAATTTTAGATAAACTTTTATTTAGAATTCAAGCAGTTTTAAAAGGGCGTGATTACAAATACGTATTGCTCAATGCACCTAATGAACGTCTTGATGATATCATAAAAATGCTTCCGGGAATGAAAAGTCCTACCGTATTACCTCTTGCCGAAAAAGGCTGGAGTAGTGTTCATTCTGTAATTGACAAACAGGCATTCTGGGAGGTAATAGATAATCTTAAAGATGCCGGTGCACAGGGTATTTTGGTTAGCGATATTGAAAAAATGGTCTTATAA
- a CDS encoding OmpA family protein — MKNFSIAFLVFLGWCAIGFYFLKASDALNRRSIFSNYLPPSQNSGVNFNQLDSLESQKTLIKQELEDSNINSFVESNLARGNEQLIETLSKSIEAKTRAIEKDKERLREAKLNAESRKKNTVPRRVDYTFYPEFSIGGRVVDDYSSQEFLDYIKIRLEKKPNAKIKIIGYTDYVGSDIDNYKVAFKEAIQVRNYILVRLKIPENQVFAYSKGENDPIVLNTNESERKKNNRIEVIIE; from the coding sequence ATGAAGAATTTTTCTATTGCTTTTTTAGTGTTTTTAGGGTGGTGTGCTATAGGCTTTTACTTTTTAAAAGCAAGCGATGCATTAAACAGAAGAAGTATCTTTAGCAATTATTTGCCACCTTCGCAAAATTCAGGTGTTAATTTTAATCAATTAGATAGTTTAGAAAGTCAAAAAACACTAATTAAGCAAGAACTTGAAGATTCTAATATCAATTCTTTTGTAGAAAGCAATTTAGCCCGTGGGAATGAGCAGCTTATAGAAACATTAAGTAAAAGCATAGAGGCAAAAACCCGTGCTATAGAAAAAGATAAAGAACGTTTAAGAGAAGCAAAATTAAATGCTGAATCGCGCAAAAAAAACACTGTACCGCGACGTGTAGATTATACATTTTATCCCGAATTTTCTATAGGTGGTAGAGTTGTGGATGATTATTCTTCTCAGGAGTTTTTAGACTATATTAAAATAAGACTTGAGAAAAAGCCGAACGCAAAAATTAAAATAATAGGGTACACAGATTACGTGGGTAGTGATATAGATAATTATAAAGTAGCCTTTAAAGAGGCAATTCAAGTTAGAAATTATATCTTAGTACGACTAAAAATACCTGAAAATCAAGTTTTTGCATATTCTAAAGGTGAAAATGATCCTATTGTTTTAAATACAAATGAATCTGAGAGAAAGAAAAATAATAGAATAGAAGTAATTATAGAATGA
- a CDS encoding prohibitin family protein has translation MDRLPKVGIPIIIGIIILVIIIAKSAVTIDSGEAGVLYQPFSGGVVTDAPPLGEGFHVVAPWNKVFIYEVRRQELKEIMNVLSSNGLDIKLEASVWYQPEAKNLGKLHQEIGGDYLNRILLPTIRSAARSVVGRYTPEQLYSSKRDAIQAEIFDETKKIIKNQYIQLDEVLVRDVTLPATIKEAIERKLKQEQESLEYEFRLISAQKEAQRQVIEAQGKSDANRILSQSLNDQILKDKGIEATLMLAKSNNSKVIVIGAGDGGLPIILGND, from the coding sequence ATGGATAGATTACCAAAAGTAGGAATACCTATAATTATAGGAATAATTATTCTCGTCATCATAATTGCTAAATCTGCGGTTACCATTGATTCTGGTGAAGCAGGTGTACTGTATCAACCTTTTAGTGGTGGTGTCGTAACAGATGCTCCTCCATTAGGAGAAGGTTTTCACGTTGTTGCACCCTGGAATAAAGTTTTTATATATGAAGTACGTAGACAGGAATTAAAAGAGATTATGAATGTTTTATCATCTAATGGTCTAGATATAAAGTTAGAAGCATCAGTATGGTATCAGCCCGAGGCTAAAAATCTGGGTAAATTACATCAGGAAATAGGCGGTGATTATTTAAATAGGATTTTGTTACCTACAATACGTTCTGCAGCACGTTCGGTTGTAGGTAGATATACACCAGAACAATTGTATTCATCTAAAAGAGATGCTATACAGGCTGAAATTTTTGATGAGACCAAAAAGATAATTAAAAATCAATACATTCAGTTAGATGAAGTTCTTGTACGTGATGTGACATTACCTGCTACAATTAAAGAAGCTATTGAACGCAAATTAAAGCAGGAACAAGAATCTCTTGAGTACGAGTTTAGACTAATATCTGCACAAAAAGAGGCACAGAGACAAGTTATTGAAGCGCAAGGTAAATCTGATGCAAACCGTATTTTGAGTCAGTCTTTAAATGATCAAATTTTAAAAGATAAAGGTATAGAAGCAACGTTAATGCTTGCTAAATCTAATAACTCTAAAGTTATTGTTATAGGCGCTGGTGATGGTGGTTTGCCTATTATATTAGGAAATGATTAA
- the fabG gene encoding 3-oxoacyl-[acyl-carrier-protein] reductase, producing MKLLEGKNTIITGASRGIGNGIAKVFAQNGANVAFTYSSSAGPAEELEKELTALGVKAKAYKSNAASFDDCQELIKQISEDFDSIDILVNNAGITKDNLLMRMSEADFDQVIEVNLKSIFNMTKAVQRTMLKQRSGSIINMSSVVGVKGNAGQANYAASKAGIIGFSKSMALELGSRNIRTNVVAPGFIETEMTAKLDEKTVAGWREAIPLKRGGTTEDIANACVFLGSDMSAYVTGQVLQVDGGMLT from the coding sequence ATGAAACTTTTAGAAGGAAAAAATACAATTATAACCGGTGCCAGCCGCGGAATAGGTAATGGTATCGCAAAGGTGTTTGCTCAAAACGGAGCTAACGTTGCATTTACATACAGCTCTTCTGCAGGACCCGCAGAAGAACTTGAAAAAGAACTTACAGCCTTAGGAGTAAAAGCAAAAGCTTATAAATCTAATGCTGCTTCATTTGACGATTGTCAAGAGTTAATTAAGCAGATATCAGAAGATTTTGATTCTATTGATATTCTTGTAAATAATGCGGGAATTACAAAAGATAATTTACTCATGCGTATGAGCGAGGCAGACTTTGATCAGGTTATTGAAGTTAACCTGAAGTCCATTTTTAATATGACTAAAGCAGTACAGCGTACCATGCTTAAGCAGCGTTCAGGTAGCATTATAAATATGAGTTCTGTAGTAGGTGTAAAAGGTAATGCCGGCCAAGCAAACTATGCAGCGTCTAAAGCAGGTATTATAGGTTTTTCTAAATCTATGGCTTTGGAATTAGGTTCACGTAATATACGTACAAACGTAGTGGCTCCCGGTTTTATAGAAACCGAAATGACGGCAAAACTTGATGAGAAAACCGTTGCAGGATGGCGCGAAGCAATTCCACTTAAAAGAGGTGGTACCACAGAAGATATTGCAAATGCTTGTGTATTTCTTGGAAGTGATATGAGTGCTTATGTAACAGGACAAGTACTACAGGTAGACGGAGGTATGCTTACCTAA
- the sucD gene encoding succinate--CoA ligase subunit alpha codes for MSVLVNKDSKIIVQGFTGSEGTFHAGQMIDYGTNVVGGVTPGKGGQKHLDKPVFNTVSEAVKETGADVSIIFVPPAFAADAIMESADAGIKVIITITEGIPVSDMIKASNYIKNIDCRLIGPNCPGVITPGEAKVGIMPGFVFKKGKVGIVSKSGTLTYEAADQVVKQGLGITTAIGIGGDPIIGTTTKEAVELLINDPDTDAVVMIGEIGGQLEAEAARWIKASGTKKPVIGFIAGETAPAGRTMGHAGAIVSGEGESAADKKKILRECGVHVVDSPAEIGKKVAELLA; via the coding sequence ATGAGCGTTTTAGTAAATAAAGATTCCAAAATTATTGTACAAGGTTTTACCGGTAGTGAAGGTACATTTCACGCAGGTCAAATGATAGATTATGGCACTAATGTAGTTGGTGGTGTAACTCCCGGTAAAGGAGGTCAAAAACATCTTGACAAGCCTGTATTTAATACTGTTTCTGAAGCAGTAAAAGAAACAGGAGCTGATGTTTCTATTATTTTTGTACCGCCTGCATTTGCTGCAGATGCTATAATGGAATCTGCTGATGCAGGTATTAAAGTAATTATCACAATTACTGAAGGTATTCCGGTTTCAGATATGATCAAGGCTTCTAATTATATAAAAAATATAGACTGTAGGTTAATTGGCCCTAACTGTCCTGGTGTCATTACTCCGGGTGAAGCAAAAGTAGGTATTATGCCAGGTTTTGTTTTCAAAAAAGGTAAAGTGGGTATCGTTTCTAAATCAGGAACCCTAACTTATGAAGCTGCAGATCAAGTTGTAAAACAAGGTTTAGGTATCACTACTGCTATAGGTATTGGTGGAGATCCAATCATAGGTACGACTACAAAAGAAGCTGTAGAGTTACTAATTAATGATCCCGATACAGATGCTGTTGTAATGATAGGTGAAATAGGTGGTCAATTAGAAGCAGAAGCTGCACGATGGATTAAAGCTAGTGGAACTAAAAAACCGGTAATAGGTTTTATCGCTGGTGAAACTGCTCCCGCTGGAAGAACAATGGGTCACGCCGGTGCTATTGTTTCTGGTGAAGGTGAGTCTGCTGCAGATAAGAAAAAAATATTAAGAGAGTGTGGAGTACACGTTGTTGATTCTCCTGCAGAAATAGGTAAAAAAGTTGCTGAACTTTTAGCATAA
- a CDS encoding UDP-3-O-(3-hydroxymyristoyl)glucosamine N-acyltransferase — protein MKFPQKHTLEQIATILNIEYVGDSEFPVFGLNEIHVVEPGDIVFVDHPKYYDKALESAATIILINKRVDCPSGKALLISDDPFRDFNKLTKFFKPFEKAVNAIAETASIGINTIIQPNCFIGNNVKIGDNCLIHSGVTLYDNTIIGNNVTIHSGAILGADAFYYKKRETGFDKLLSGGRVVIHDHVDIGAACTIDKGVSGDTIIGWGSKLDNQVHIGHDTQVGERVLIAAQTGIAGCVIVENDVVIWGQVGIASGVTIKEKAVIFGQSGVGRTLEGGKSYLGSPAEDSKKKFRELASIRQIPYILEQIKK, from the coding sequence GTGAAATTTCCGCAGAAACATACACTAGAACAAATTGCTACTATTCTAAATATAGAATATGTAGGCGATTCAGAATTTCCGGTTTTTGGTCTTAATGAAATTCATGTTGTTGAGCCCGGTGATATCGTTTTTGTAGATCATCCTAAATATTATGATAAAGCTTTAGAGTCTGCAGCAACAATTATTCTAATTAATAAACGAGTTGATTGTCCTAGTGGAAAGGCTTTGCTTATTTCTGATGATCCTTTTCGCGACTTTAATAAGTTAACTAAATTTTTTAAACCTTTTGAAAAGGCGGTTAATGCTATTGCTGAAACAGCTTCAATTGGCATCAATACTATTATTCAACCCAACTGTTTTATAGGAAACAATGTAAAAATTGGTGATAATTGTTTAATACACTCTGGTGTTACTCTTTATGACAACACTATAATTGGGAATAATGTGACCATTCATTCAGGTGCCATTTTAGGTGCAGATGCCTTTTATTATAAAAAGCGCGAGACTGGTTTTGATAAACTGCTTTCTGGCGGTAGAGTTGTTATACACGATCACGTAGATATAGGTGCTGCCTGCACAATAGATAAAGGTGTGTCTGGAGATACAATAATCGGTTGGGGTTCTAAGTTAGATAATCAGGTTCATATAGGTCACGATACGCAAGTAGGGGAGCGCGTGCTAATTGCAGCTCAAACAGGTATTGCCGGTTGCGTGATTGTAGAAAATGATGTTGTAATTTGGGGTCAGGTAGGTATAGCTAGTGGGGTTACTATTAAAGAAAAGGCTGTTATTTTTGGACAAAGTGGTGTAGGAAGAACCTTAGAAGGAGGTAAGTCTTACCTGGGATCACCCGCAGAAGACAGCAAGAAAAAATTTAGAGAATTGGCATCAATTCGTCAAATACCATATATTTTAGAACAAATAAAAAAGTAA
- the efp gene encoding elongation factor P: MATTSDIRNGMCIHYNHDIYKIIEFLHVKPGKGPAFVRTKLKSVTNGKVLDNTFSAGHKIEEVRVETKGYQFLYNDGEWFHFMNTEDYTQIRLLESALDQPGLLKEGEVVTIAINTEDNMPLSVDMPAHVILTVTATEPGLKGNTATNATKPATVETGAEVNVPLFINEGDKIKVETEKGTYKERIKE, translated from the coding sequence ATGGCAACTACCTCAGATATTCGTAACGGAATGTGTATTCATTACAATCACGATATTTATAAAATTATAGAATTTTTGCACGTAAAACCGGGTAAAGGTCCAGCTTTTGTGCGTACCAAGTTAAAGAGTGTAACTAACGGAAAAGTATTGGACAATACATTTTCTGCAGGACATAAAATTGAAGAAGTACGTGTAGAAACTAAAGGCTATCAGTTTTTATATAATGATGGCGAATGGTTTCATTTTATGAATACTGAAGATTATACACAAATACGCTTATTAGAATCAGCATTAGATCAACCGGGATTATTAAAAGAAGGTGAAGTAGTAACTATTGCAATTAATACTGAAGATAATATGCCACTTTCGGTAGACATGCCGGCACACGTAATACTTACGGTAACTGCTACAGAACCTGGTCTTAAAGGTAATACTGCAACTAATGCAACAAAACCTGCCACTGTAGAAACAGGAGCAGAAGTTAATGTTCCCTTATTTATTAACGAAGGGGATAAGATTAAGGTTGAGACTGAAAAAGGAACGTACAAAGAGCGAATTAAAGAATAA
- the lpxA gene encoding acyl-ACP--UDP-N-acetylglucosamine O-acyltransferase, translated as MNQPLAYVHPGAKIAKNVVIEPFTTINNNVVIGEGSWIGSNVTIMEGARIGKNVNIFPGAVISAVPQDKKFEDEDTVTIIGDNTTIRECVTINRGTSDRMKTQIGENCWIMAYCHIAHDCIVGDNCIFSNNSTLAGHITVGDYVVLAGMAAVQQFCTIGNHAFVTGGSLVRKDVPPYVKAGREPLSYVGINSIGLRRRGFTTEKIREIQDIYRILYQKNYNNTQAVNIIEVEMEATPERDEILQFIRNSQRGIMKGYFTTN; from the coding sequence ATGAATCAACCCTTAGCATACGTTCATCCTGGAGCTAAAATTGCCAAAAACGTAGTAATTGAGCCATTCACAACTATTAATAATAACGTAGTAATAGGTGAAGGCAGCTGGATAGGATCGAATGTGACCATAATGGAAGGTGCCAGAATAGGTAAAAATGTAAATATTTTTCCCGGTGCAGTAATCTCTGCGGTTCCTCAGGATAAAAAGTTTGAAGATGAAGATACAGTTACTATTATAGGTGATAACACAACGATTAGAGAGTGTGTTACAATAAATAGAGGTACTTCTGACCGTATGAAAACACAAATAGGTGAAAACTGCTGGATTATGGCATATTGCCATATTGCTCACGACTGTATCGTAGGAGATAATTGTATTTTTTCAAATAACAGTACTCTTGCAGGACATATAACAGTAGGCGATTATGTTGTTCTTGCCGGTATGGCAGCTGTGCAACAATTTTGTACAATAGGTAATCACGCTTTTGTAACGGGAGGATCTTTAGTGCGTAAAGACGTACCACCTTATGTGAAAGCCGGTAGAGAACCCTTATCTTATGTGGGCATTAACTCGATAGGTCTTAGAAGAAGAGGTTTTACAACTGAAAAGATTAGAGAAATTCAGGATATTTATAGAATATTATACCAGAAAAATTATAATAATACACAAGCTGTTAATATTATTGAAGTAGAGATGGAAGCCACACCAGAGCGTGATGAGATTCTTCAATTTATACGCAATTCGCAGCGTGGTATTATGAAAGGATATTTTACAACTAATTAA